One segment of Brassica napus cultivar Da-Ae chromosome C3, Da-Ae, whole genome shotgun sequence DNA contains the following:
- the LOC106383899 gene encoding probable aspartic protease At2g35615 — MSTSLLLVTLFFLSTAISSSTSPNHFIVKLIHRDSPRSPLYNPQATATDRLNAAFLRSISRSHRFNHQPQADLQSGLIGAGGEFFMSITIGTPPTNVLAIADTGSDLTWVQCKPCQECYKENGPIFDKNKSSTYKNEPCDSRHCNALSTTERGCDESNNVCNYRYSYGDQSFTKGDVATETISIGTASGSPVSFPGTVFGCGYNNGGTFDETGSGIIGLGGGQLSLVSQLGSSISKRFSYCLSHKSSTMNGTSVINLGTNSIPSGTSKDSSVLSTPLVDKKPQTYYYLALEAISVGKTKIPYTGSYGTSSATTKGNIIIDSGTTLTLLDSGFYDGFGAAVEESVTGAKRVSDPQGLLSHCFKSGNAEIGLPEITMHFTGADVKLSPLNAFVKVSEDMVCMSMIPTTEIAIYGNFAQMDFLVGYDLETRRVSFQRMDCAAGLGL, encoded by the coding sequence ATGTCGACCTCACTTCTCCTcgtcactctcttcttcttgtccACAGCTATCTCTTCATCCACTAGCCCTAACCACTTCATAGTCAAGCTGATCCACCGTGACTCTCCTCGTTCCCCACTCTACAACCCACAAGCCACCGCCACCGACCGTCTCAACGCCGCTTTCCTCCGCTCCATCTCTCGTTCCCACCGCTTCAACCACCAACCCCAAGCCGATCTCCAGTCCGGTCTAATAGGAGCGGGAGGCGAGTTCTTCATGAGTATCACCATCGGCACTCCACCAACGAACGTCCTCGCGATAGCCGACACAGGAAGTGACCTAACTTGGGTCCAATGCAAACCGTGTCAAGAATGTTACAAAGAGAACGGTCCAATCTTCGACAAGAACAAGTCTTCCACTTACAAGAACGAGCCTTGCGACTCACGTCACTGTAACGCTTTATCTACAACCGAACGAGGATGCGACGAGTCAAACAACGTATGTAACTACCGTTACTCGTACGGAGACCAATCGTTCACCAAAGGAGACGTTGCGACAGAGACTATCTCCATTGGGACAGCTTCAGGGTCCCCTGTCTCTTTCCCCGGAACTGTCTTCGGTTGCGGCTATAACAACGGTGGAACCTTCGACGAGACTGGTTCAGGGATCATCGGTCTCGGTGGTGGTCAGCTATCTCTAGTTTCACAGCTTGGTTCGTCGATTTCAAAGAGATTCTCTTATTGCTTGTCCCACAAGTCATCTACAATGAATGGCACAAGCGTCATAAACCTAGGAACAAACTCGATACCTTCCGGTACAAGTAAAGACTCCAGCGTGTTATCCACACCATTGGTTGATAAAAAGCCTCAGACATACTACTACTTAGCCCTAGAAGCCATCTCCGTCGGCAAAACAAAGATTCCGTACACCGGAAGCTACGGAACATCCTCGGCGACAACCAAGGGAAACATCATCATCGACTCAGGAACTACACTGACGCTTCTTGACTCTGGTTTCTACGACGGGTTTGGCGCGGCGGTGGAAGAGTCCGTGACTGGAGCCAAGCGTGTGAGTGATCCACAGGGGCTTTTGTCACACTGTTTCAAGTCAGGAAACGCGGAGATTGGTTTGCCGGAGATAACTATGCATTTCACCGGCGCTGACGTGAAGCTGAGTCCTCTCAATGCGTTTGTGAAAGTGAGTGAAGATATGGTTTGCATGAGTATGATTCCGACCACTGAGATTGCCATCTATGGGAACTTCGCTCAGATGGATTTTCTGGTTGGGTATGACTTGGAGACGAGAAGGGTGTCGTTTCAACGAATGGATTGCGCTGCTGGTTTGGGACTTTAA
- the LOC106388115 gene encoding LRR receptor-like serine/threonine-protein kinase FEI 2, translating into MIGRKYIMLLLTKRCWSWLLLISLLCALTNENEAISPDGEALLSFRSGISSSDGAIRQWRSEDPDPCNWKGVTCDAKTKRVTALSLTHHKLSGPLPPELGKLDQLRLLMLHNNNLYDSIPSALGNCTALEGVYLQNNYLTGPIPSEMGNLTGLKNLDISNNGLIGAIPVSLGQLQKLTSFNVSNNFLVGKIPSDGLLAKFSNDSFIGNLKLCGKQIDVVCQDESGNFSTGSSPAPEGKTGKLLISASATVGGLLLVALMCFWGCFLYKKLGTVESKSLAIAVGGGASIVMFHGDLPYASKDIIKKLEALNEEHIIGCGGFGTVYKLDMEDGNVFALKRIVKLNEGFDRFFERELEILGSIKHRYLVNLRGYCNSPTSKLLLYDYLPGGSLDQALHERGDQLDWDSRVNIIVGAAKGLAYLHHDCSPRIIHRDIKSSNILLDGNLEARVSDFGLAKLLEDEESHITTIVAGTFGYLAPEYMQSGRATEKTDVYSFGVLVLEVLSGKIPTDTSFIEKGYNVVGWLNFLISEKRAREIVDRNCEGVETGSLDALISIATKCVSSSPDERPTMLRVVQLLESEVMTPCPSEFYDSSSD; encoded by the exons ATGATCGGCCGTAAATATATTATGCTTCTGCTGACGAAGCGCTGCTGGTCATGGCTTCTTTTGATCTCACTGCTTTGTGCACTGACGAATGAAAATGAAGCGATTAGTCCTGATG GTGAGGCGCTTCTAAGCTTTAGAAGTGGAATTTCTAGTTCTGATGGTGCCATACGTCAGTGGAGGTCAGAGGATCCTGATCCGTGTAACTGGAAGGGAGTGACTTGTGATGCTAAAACGAAAAGAGTCACAGCCTT GAGTCTTACTCATCACAAATTAAGCGGACCATTACCCCCTGAGCTTGGAAAGTTGGATCAGTTGAGGCTTTT AATGCTTCACAACAATAATTTATATGACTCAATACCTTCAGCATTGGGAAATTGCACGGCATTGGAGGGAGT ATACTTGCAGAACAATTACCTCACTGGGCCAATCCCAAGTGAAATGGGAAACCTGACCGGGCTTAAAAATCT GGACATCTCAAACAACGGGCTCATAGGAGCTATCCCTGTTTCACTTGGGCAGTTGCAAAAGCTTACTAGTTT CAATGTCTCAAACAATTTTTTGGTGGGGAAAATACCTTCTGATGGCTTACTCGCCAAATTTTCGAATGACTC CTTCATCGGGAATCTTAAATTGTGTGGAAAGCAAATTGATGTGGTGTGCCAAGATGAGAGTGGAAACTTTTCTACTGGTTCTAGTCCTGCACCAG AAGGCAAGACTGGTAAGCTGCTTATAAGTGCATCAGCGACTGTCGGTGGACTGCTCCTAGTGGCGCTCATGTGTTTCTGGGGATGCTTTCTCTATAAAAAGCTTGGTACCGTTGAGAGTAAAAGCCTTGCGATAGCTGTCGGTGGAG GTGCGTCTATCGTGATGTTCCATGGAGATTTGCCCTACGCTTCTAAAGACATTATCAAGAAACTGGAAGCTCTCAACGAAGAGCATATAATAGGGTGTGGAGGTTTCGGAACAGTTTATAAGTTGGACATGGAAGATGGCAACGTTTTTGCGCTGAAGAGGATTGTAAAGTTAAACGAAGGGTTTGATAGGTTTTTCGAAAGGGAGCTTGAGATTCTTGGAAGCATCAAACATCGTTACCTCGTGAATCTACGTGGATACTGTAACTCACCAACATCGAAGCTTCTTCTGTATGATTACCTTCCTGGCGGTAGCCTTGATCAAGCTCTTCATG AGAGAGGAGACCAACTGGATTGGGATTCACGAGTAAATATTATAGTAGGGGCAGCAAAAGGGTTAGCatacttgcatcatgattgtTCTCCTAGGATTATACACCGTGATATAAAGTCAAGCAACATTTTACTCGATGGAAATCTCGAGGCTCGAGTATCGGACTTTGGACTTGCCAAGCTTCTAGAGGACGAAGAGTCTCATATTACAACCATTGTTGCAGGCACATTCGGTTACTTGGCTCCAG AGTATATGCAAAGCGGTAGAGCGACTGAGAAGACCGATGTTTATAGTTTTGGAGTTTTGGTTCTTGAAGTCTTGAGTGGTAAAATACCCACGGACACCTCCTTCATCGAGAAAGGCTACAACGTTGTTGGTTGG CTAAACTTCTTAATCAGCGAAAAGCGTGCACGAGAGATTGTTGATAGAAACTGTGAAGGAGTAGAGACGGGGAGTCTTGATGCTCTTATATCAATAGCAACAAAATGTGTGTCTTCAAGTCCAGACGAGCGGCCGACAATGCTCAGAGTTGTACAGTTACTTGAATCTGAAGTTATGACTCCTTGCCCTAGTGAGTTCTACGATTCCAGTTCTGATTGA